From Glycine max cultivar Williams 82 chromosome 11, Glycine_max_v4.0, whole genome shotgun sequence, the proteins below share one genomic window:
- the LOC102668556 gene encoding uncharacterized protein, translated as MDVGKSFFLITDDGLIFEYISIESAWIWLRHESSTAMKGVSSNYNGSLFMVDTQGSLLLRERSGKELAWRNCTAVRKGRNVIGGQPWDGLPGQERKVTTEDTLFFVSKTGRLMKLMVTLKKLK; from the exons ATGGATGTAGGGAAgtcgttttttttaataacgGATGATGGTTTGATTTTTGAATACATTAGTATTGAGAGTGCATGGATATGGCTGAGGCATGAGAGTTCTACAGCTATGAAAGGTGTATCGAGTAACTACAATGGAAGCTTATTCATGGTTGATACACAAGGGAGTCTGCTCCTTAGAGAAAGAAGTGGCAAGGAGTTGGCATGGAGGAATTGCACTGCTGTGAGGAAAGGAAGAAATGTTATTGGAGGTCAACCTTGGGATGGATTACCAGGCCAAGAAAGGAAGGTTACAACTGAAGATACTCTCTTCTTTGTCAGCAAAACTGGAAGACTAATGAAGTTAATG GTTACTTTGAAGAAGTTGAAATGA
- the LOC100817858 gene encoding probable serine/threonine-protein kinase At1g54610 has protein sequence MGCICSKSSSDDKEKVDEYEKEKEKESSNKSSSVQVVAPAVSTAQLDGSTNGSGPRMAKSSSQVIREFVKDNKSNKNHLDAATRSQHQRCNTMSGGVGERKPLMSRILSVQHFAGEQHVDSGWPLWLSSVAAEAIKGWMPRRADSFEKLDQIGQGAYSSVHKARDLETGKIVALKKVRFSSTEAESVKFMAREIYILRQLDHPNVIKLEGIVTSRTSTSLYLVFEYMEHDLAGLATIHGFKLTEPQIKCYMQQLLRGLEHCHSRGVLHRDIKGSNLLIDNNGNLKIGDFGLSIVCDPDKKQPLTSRVVTLWYRAPELLLGATDYGAAIDMWSVGCILAELLVGKPIMPGRTEVEQMHKIFKLCGSPSEDYWQRTKLPHATSFKPQHPYNRQVSETFKNFSPTALALVDMLLTIEPEDRGSATSALESQFFTTNPLPCNPSSLPKFSPTKEFDSKRREKEATRKNAESIKGRGPASVYRGAADTKVMGSPKYIARGDISMRGKSNTRMSHVKHQSEEDGGSNDNGEATMISLHNAYTQMQSSMAGPSSLRKNSELPTHHAAAEFSTSSVKKEPGMSVREPGVGYMPKKNRIHCSGPLGGNIDDMLKEHERLMQDVFRSVKKNNP, from the exons ATGGGGTGCATATGCTCAAAAAGCTCTTCAGACGACAAAGAGAAAGTTGATGaatatgagaaagaaaaagaaaaagagtcgTCGAACAAGTCTTCTTCTGTGCAAGTGGTTGCTCCTGCTGTCTCAACTGCACAGTTAGATGGTAGCACGAATGGTTCGGGGCCCCGAATGGCTAAGTCATCATCACAAGTGATTAGAGAGTTTGTCAAAGATAATAAAAGCAACAAGAACCACTTAGATGCTGCCACAAGAAGCCAGCACCAGAGGTGCAACACGATGAGCGGTGGTGTAGGTGAAAGAAAGCCACTAATGAGTAGAATCCTTAGCGTGCAACATTTTGCAGGAGAACAACATGTTGATTCTGGATGGCCATTGTGGTTATCTTCAGTGGCAGCAGAAGCCATCAAAGGGTGGATGCCTCGACGGGcagactcttttgaaaaattagacCAA ATTGGACAAGGGGCTTATAGCAGTGTGCATAAAGCTCGTGACCTTGAGACTGGTAAAATTGTGGCCTTGAAGAAGGTTCGCTTTTCAAGTACAGAAGCAGAAAGTGTCAAATTCATGGCAAGGGAAATCTATATATTGCGTCAACTCGACCATCCTAATGTCATCAAGCTTGAGGGTATTGTCACGTCTAGAACGTCCACCAGTTTGTACCTTGTTTTTGAATACATGgagcatgaccttgctgggctAGCAACTATACATGGCTTCAAGTTAACTGAACCACAG ATAAAATGTTATATGCAGCAACTGCTTCGTGGGCTTGAACACTGCCATAGTCGGGGTGTGTTGCACCGTGACATCAAGGGTTCAAATCTTCTGATTGACAACAACGGAAATCTCAAGATTGGAGATTTTGGTCTTTCAATAGTTTGTGATCCTGATAAAAAGCAGCCATTGACTAGCCGTGTTGTGACTCTGTGGTATAGGGCACCTGAGCTTTTGCTAGGTGCTACAGATTATGGGGCTGCAATTGACATGTGGAGTGTTGGTTGCATTCTTGCCGAATTGCTGGTGGGGAAGCCAATCATGCCTGGAAGAACAGAG GTGGAACAAATGCACAAAATTTTTAAGCTTTGTGGTTCGCCATCTGAAGACTATTGGCAGAGAACAAAATTACCCCATGCAACAAGTTTTAAGCCTCAACACCCTTACAACCGCCAAGTTTCCGAAACATTTAAAAACTTTTCTCCCACGGCATTGGCTCTTGTTGATATGCTCCTTACAATAGAACCAGAAGATCGAGGATCAGCAACTTCTGCACTCGAGAGTCAG TTCTTCACGACAAACCCCTTACCTTGTAATCCCTCAAGTTTACCCAAGTTTTCACCAACCAAGGAGTTTGATTCTAAGCGTCGCGAAAAGGAAGCTACAAG gaaAAATGCGGAATCTATTAAAGGACGTGGACCAGCTTCTGTTTATAGGGGAGCAGCAGATACCAAAGTAATGGGTTCACCAAAGTATATTGCTCGGGGAGATATTTCTATGCGG GGCAAGTCAAATACTAGAATGTCCCATGTTAAACATCAATCGGAAGAGGATGGTGGGTCTAACGACAATGGTGAAGCAACCATGATAAGTCTACACAATGCCTACACACAGATGCAGAGCAGTATGGCAGGACCATCCTCATTGAGGAAGAATTCAGAATTACCGACACATCATGCAGCGGCAGAATTTTCTACCTCTTCCGTTAAAAAGGAACCGGGCATGTCTGTTCGTGAACCTGGGGTG GGTTATATGCCGAAGAAAAATAGGATCCACTGCTCTGGACCATTGGGTGGCAACATTGATGACATGCTTAAAGAGCATGAGCGATTAATGCAAGATGTTTTCCGTagcgtaaaaaaaaacaatccgTGA
- the LOC100802751 gene encoding exosome complex component RRP45A produces MEQRLANTWRMPLNDKKFIETALLSDLRLDGRRPSDYRKLTVKLAKQDGSAEVHLGQTHVMTFVTAQLVRPYRDRPNEGSLSIFTEFSPMADPSFDPGRPSDAAVELGRVVDRGLRESRAIDTESLCVLSGKLVWAIRVDIHILDNAGNLVDAANIAALASLLTFRRPECSLAGEDGQDVVVHPPEERDPIPLIIHHLPIAVTFGFFSNENLLVIDPTHHEECVMTGRMTATLNSNGDVCAIQKPGGESVSHSVIMHCLKLAHVKATDITTKIRDAVEIHNNERALRKIKRHSSSVAVDVCGEKQNQLDASHLDKLKLEEEEESPMECEASPSGQEQSKDGVSKNFTGGPSSWDPYSECVNSDLLKASLASRGPSVPSKQKDSRRETKPKEPPLEIKTDSTPINKALTAGQNNKGKTLKDAVKPKHKKKKIVSSNNEN; encoded by the exons ATGGAGCAGCGGTTAGCAAACACATGGAGAATGCCTCTTAACGACAAGAAATTCATAGAAACTGCTCTCCTTTCCGACCTCCGACTCGACGGCCGTCGCCCCTCCGACTACCGCAAGCTCACCGTCAAGCTGGCCAAGCAAGACGGCTCCGCGGAGGTTCATTTGGGCCAAACCCACGTTATGACCTTCGTCACCGCCCAACTCGTCCGCCCCTACCGAGACCGCCCCAACGAGGGCTCCCTCTCCATCTTCACCGAGTTCTCTCCCATGGCCGACCCCTCCTTCGACCCCGGCCGCCCCTCCGACGCCGCCGTCGAGCTCGGCCGTGTCGTGGACCGTGGCCTCCGCGAAAGCCGTGCCATCGACACTGAATCGCTCTGCGTCCTCTCCGGCAAACTCGTCTGGGCCATTCGCGTCGATATCCACATACTCGACAATGCCGGAAATCTCGTCGACGCTGCAAATATCGCCGCGTTGGCTTCTCTGTTGACTTTCCGGCGGCCGGAATGCTCGTTGGCCGGAGAAGACGGGCAGGATGTGGTGGTGCATCCTCCCGAGGAGCGCGACCCGATTCCGTTGATTATTCATCATCTTCCCATTGCTGTTACCTTTGGATTTTTCAGCAATGAAAATCTCCTC GTGATAGATCCGACGCACCATGAAGAGTGTGTGATGACAGGCCGCATGACTGCCACGCTTAATTCAAACGGCGACGTTTGTGCAATTCAAAAGCCTGGGGGAGAGAGTGTCTCTCATAGCGTTATCATGCACTGCTTGAAACTTGCTCATGTTAAAGCTACTGATATTACAACTAAGATTAGGGATGCC GTTGAAATACACAACAATGAAAGGGCTTTACGGAAGATTAAACGCCATTCTTCGTCTGTTGCTGTGGATGTATGTGgggaaaaacaaaatcaattggATGCTAGTCATTTGGACAAATTGAAgctggaagaagaagaagaaagtccTATGGAATGTGAAGCCTCACCATCAGGACAAGAGCAAAGTAAGGATGGAGTCTCAAAGAATTTCACCGGTGGTCCCTCGAGTTG GGATCCCTACTCAGAGTGTGTCAATTCAGATCTTCTAAAAGCTTCTCTAGCTTCACGCG GACCGTCAGTTCCTAGTAAACAAAAGGATTCAAGACGTGAAACTAAGCCCAAGGAACCACCACTAGAAATTAAGACAGATTCTACACCAATTAACAAGGCTCTAACTGCTGGGCAGAATAACAAAGGTAAGACTCTCAAGGATGCCGTCAAGCCCAaacacaagaagaagaaaatagtatcttccaataatgaaaattaa